One window of the Rhipicephalus sanguineus isolate Rsan-2018 chromosome 4, BIME_Rsan_1.4, whole genome shotgun sequence genome contains the following:
- the LOC119389768 gene encoding organic cation transporter protein, producing the protein MVVAVSGSTLSPTDQCLLLLGRPGRFQWLVLFLLAVLQSQCALNLLSAAQLARPVRHRCRARPNATVGGSDLWPVVLDGGDRRYHPCLLYRDPTNQRAGTQPCPDGYEYLAVDKSESVVSEWDLVCDRSWLADLVRLYLRPASSALGALIFCACADRVASGRRTTLFVAQALQVSSAVALLFVPRFLAFALIYALQAACSMGSQLVSFVLMLELLPTPFHVQGACVLAVASTLGYVMLAALASLISSWRYVQLALAAPQLVSLAFLWLVPYSLPHLLLRGQLASADVTLRRMAQLGRVGLPPGSVKLLLQYAAASRSLIAGASGGSALSQVFIYKQIRRYLLTHLYLWAVVSLFLAIRVSEIATLTGNRSADLFTRGFLSVGVLLLVFVLASRMGTVRIQTLLLALGGSLFVVAAFFEHRRVASEKGLTIDLFYSGLCALFGWTAVVVTKSTMLFDMAKSMPTGTRAFGLGLCVAVGSLAEILAPTISTLGGLLPFYLPMAGCGVLVLTAAGLSLVFPDTWKRPLPASAEAADDAKKFARTRRRGSYSPPASRLGTATATSLPLADDGAAALTAAKIHRAKQASIRSTRTTSETSCKRPLDSIESSGTPRSTFAAQMVYPEKGSVYFQSCRTGRNMSLSKTTTRANSASSGEDNESDDGESRLTDLEDELNRAWEMGAVSLRLPQQRTPHQRQQHVMQCFGATRKKPSEGNFINETAF; encoded by the exons ATGGTGGTTGCCGTGTCTGGGTCGACGCTGTCGCCCACGGACCAGTGTCTGTTGCTGCTGGGTCGCCCTGGCCGGTTCCAGTGGCTGGTGCTGTTCCTGCTGGCAGTGTTGCAGAGTCAGTGCGCGCTGAACCTGCTTAGTGCGGCGCAGCTGGCCAGACCCGTCAGGCACCGCTGCCGGGCCAGGCCCAATGCCACCGTCGGAGGCAGCGACCTCTGGCCCGTAGTGCTCGATGGAGGCGACAGGAGGTACCACCCGTGCCTACTGTACCG GGATCCCACCAACCAACGGGCTGGTACGCAGCCTTGTCCGGATGGTTACGAGTACCTGGCTGTCGACAAGTCGGAAAGTGTCGTCAGCGAG TGGGACCTGGTGTGCGATCGTTCTTGGCTGGCCGACCTGGTCAGGCTCTACCTGAGGCCTGCATCTTCTGCCCTGGGTGCTCTGAtcttctgcgcatgcgctgacCGCGTTGCCTCAGGTCGCAGGACGACACTGTTCGTGGCGCAGGCGCTGCAAGTGTCGTCGGCTGTGGCCCTGCTCTTCGTTCCCCGCTTCCTCGCCTTCGCGCTCATCTACGCTCTTCAGGCTGCTTGCTCTATG ggtagccagctggtGTCGTTCGTGCTCATGCTGGAGCTGCTGCCGACGCCGTTCCACGTGCAAGGCGCGTGCGTGCTCGCCGTCGCCTCGACGCTCGGCTACGTCATGCTGGCCGCACTCGCTTCGCTCATCTCTTCCTGGCGGTACGTGCAGCTGGCATTGGCCGCACCGCAGCTCGTCTCTCTGGCATTCCTATG GCTGGTGCCTTACTCGTTGCCGCATCTTCTGCTGCGGGGCCAGCTGGCCTCGGCCGACGTGACGCTGAGACGCATGGCGCAACTCGGACGTGTGGGCCTTCCACCAGGTTCCGTCAAGTTGCTGCTGCAGTACGCTGCTGCATCACGGTCGCTTATCGCCGGTGCTTCCGGAGGTTCGGCTCTGAGCCAAGTCTTCATCTACAAGCAAATCCGGCGCTACCTGCTCACCCATTTGTACCTCTG GGCGGTCGTGTCCTTGTTCCTGGCCATACGTGTGTCAGAGATCGCCACGCTGACGGGAAACAGATCGGCCGACCTGTTCACTCGAGGATTCCTCTCCGTCGGTGTTCTACTGCTCGTCTTCGTGCTGGCCAGTCG GATGGGCACTGTCCGCATCCAGACTCTGCTTCTGGCGCTCGGCGGGAGCCTGTTTGTGGTCGCCGCCTTCTTTGAGCACAGGCGCGTCGCCAGCGAGAAAG GCCTTACGATTGACCTCTTCTACTCCGGACTGTGTGCACTGTTTGGCTGGACAGCGGTGGTCGTGACCAAATCGACGATGCTCTTTGACATGGCAAAGTCCATGCCGACAGGGACAAG GGCCTTTGGCCTGGGACTGTGCGTTGCAGTGGGCAGCCTGGCGGAAATCCTGGCTCCAACAATATCTACCCTG GGTGGCCTGCTGCCTTTCTATCTGCCAATGGCCGGTTGCGGCGTGCTGGTTCTGACAGCGGCCGGCCTCAGCCTCGTGTTCCCAGACACGTGGAAGCGGCCACTGCCTGCGTCGGCGGAGGCTGCCGACGACGCCAAGAAGTTCGCCAGGACGCGCCGTCGCGGATCGTACTCGCCTCCTGCGAGCCGGCTTGGCACAGCGACCGCCACGTCGCTGCCGCTGGCCGACGACGGCGCGGCCGCACTCACGGCGGCCAAGATTCACCGCGCCAAGCAGGCCAGTATACGT AGTACGCGGACCACGTCCGAAACGTCCTGCAAACGGCCTCTAGACTCCATTGAATCGAGCGGTACTCCGCGGAGCACTTTCGCCGCCCAGATGGTCTATCCGGAAAAAGGAAGCGTATACTTCCAGTCCTGCCGAACCGGGCGAAACATGTCGCTCTCCAAGACGACCACGCGGGCAAACTCTGCGTCGTCGGGCGAGGACAACGAATCTGACGACGGCGAATCGAGGCTCACCGACCTGGAAGACGAGCTCAACCGGGCGTGGGAGATGGGCGCCGTCAGCTTGAGGTTGCCGCAGCAGAGGACGCCTCACCAACGCCAGCAGCACGTCATGCAATGCTTTGGCGCGACTAGGAAGAAGCCTTCGGAAGGAAATTTCATCAACGAAACTGCCTTCTGA